A genomic region of Sander vitreus isolate 19-12246 chromosome 11, sanVit1, whole genome shotgun sequence contains the following coding sequences:
- the rabl3 gene encoding rab-like protein 3 — MASLDRVKVLVLGDSGVGKSSLVHLLCQNQVLGNPSWTVGCSVDVRVQDYKEGTPEEKTYYIELWDVGGSIGSASSIKSTRAVFYNSVNGIMLVHDLTNKKSSQNLYRWSLEALNKDSSPTGVIVSNGDYDREQFAENPVPLLLIGTKFDQIPENKRNEVLTRTAFLSEDFNAEEINLDCTNPRYLAAGTSNAVKLSRFFDKVIEKRYFTRDPSQMPGFTDRKRFNFKSLHYD, encoded by the exons ATGGCTTCTCTTGACAGGGTAAAAGTATTAGTTTTAGGAGATTCCG GGGTGGGCAAGTCTTCCTTGGTCCATCTGCTATGTCAGAATCAGGTGTTAGGAAATCCGTCATGGACTGTTGGTTGCTCTGTGGATGTACGG GTCCAAGACTATAAAGAGGGTACCCCGGAGGAGAAAACCTACTACATTGAACTCTGGGATGTCGGAGGATCTATTGGCAGTGCCAGCAGTATCAAAAGCACCAGAGCCGTCTTCTACAATTCAGTTAATG GAATTATGTTGGTACACGATTTAACAAATAAGAAATCCTCTCAGAATCTCTACCGCTGGTCACTAGAAGCTTTAAACAAGGATTCCTCGCCAACAGGAGTTATTGTCTCAAACGG TGACTATGATAGAGAGCAGTTTGCTGAGAACCCAGTGCCTTTGCTGCTGATTGGCACCAAGTTTGACCAGATCCCAGAGAATAAACGCAATGAAGTTCTCACTCGGACGGCCTTCCTGTCTGAAGACTTCAATGCAGAGGAGATCAATCTC GACTGCACCAACCCAAGATACCTTGCTGCAGGCACATCAAACGCAGTGAAGCTTAGCAGGTTCTTTGACAAG GTAATAGAGAAGAGATATTTCACAAGAGATCCAAGTCAG ATGCCGGGTTTCACAGACAGAAAACGGTTCAACTTCAAAAGTTTGCACTATGACTGA
- the LOC144525072 gene encoding granzyme B-like has translation MANAYCIVFFFQLLSLTGASESGIVGGKVAKPHSKPYMASLQSRGQHSCGGILIREDFVLTVAHCKKYMPITVVLGAHDISKKEKSQQWIQVAKYHPHPEFTGKYDYDIMLLELENNATLNNYVKTIGLPTKDGKIPANINCVVAGWGRTGVNKPASKVLKDTTEKMQFSFECKKIWQEYFYTDHMICTKFDKNKGGVCQGDSGGPLICNSKPQGLTAFTYNCDCNNPKYPHVFTKIHFFLPWIKKVMKGLGNVA, from the exons ATGGCCAACGCATACtgcattgtatttttctttcagCTGCTCTCCCTCACTG GGGCTTCTGAGAGTGGCATAGTGGGTGGGAAGGTTGCAAAGCCTCATTCCAAACCCTACATGGCATCACTCCAGTCTCGTGGACAGCATTCATGTGGCGGGATACTTATTCGGGAGGACTTTGTTCTAACTGTAGCACATTGCAAAAA ATATATGCCCATAACGGTGGTACTTGGAGCACATGACATaagcaagaaagagaaaagtcAGCAATGGATCCAAGTGGCTAAGTATCATCCACATCCGGAATTCACTGGAAAATACGATTATGATATCATGTTACTAGAG TTAGAAAACAATGCCACACTGAATAACTATGTCAAGACCATTGGACTACCTACGAAAGATGGGAAAATCCCAGCCAACATTAACTGCGTCGTTGCTGGCTGGGGCCGAACTGGAGTCAATAAGCCTGCCTCAAAAGTACTCAAGGACACCACAGAGAAGATGCAATTCAGCTTTGAGTGCAAAAAGATATGGCAAGAATACTTCTATACGGACCACATGATATGCACCAAATTTGACAAAAATAAGGGAGGGGTTTGCCAG GGTGATTCCGGTGGACCACTTATCTGCAACAGCAAGCCTCAGGGTTTAACAGCTTTTACCTATAATTGTGATTGTAATAATCCCAAGTATCCCCATGTCTTCACTAAAATCCATTTCTTTCTCCCCTGGATTAAGAAAGTGATGAAGGGATTGGGGAATGTTGCATGA